From a region of the Lactuca sativa cultivar Salinas chromosome 4, Lsat_Salinas_v11, whole genome shotgun sequence genome:
- the LOC111906805 gene encoding uncharacterized protein LOC111906805 isoform X1: protein MATLSPSSPPSSPLITITGKSTTRRLINCAVRSNCGKRISRFRSGTVVTMSTEKKKKKEVWIWTENKQVMTAAVERGWTTFIFSSIHRQLATDWSSIALINPIFIEDKSLFDNKAKLVATISEISSPQELEQLQPAYEHADNIIVDLLDWQVIPAENIVAAFHGTHKTVFAISKGLSESQIFLEALEQGLGGVVLKTEDVETVLELKEYLDKRNKEGSLLDLTKATITRVQTTGMGDRVCVDLCSLMRPGEGLLVGSFARGLFLVHSECLESNYIASRPFRVNAGPVHAYVAVPGGKTCYLSELKAGKEVLVVDQSGIQRTAVVGRVKIETRPLIIVDAKVDSDSDKENCYSILLQNAETVGFVPPIKGGGNEATAIPVTSLKIGDQVLVRVQGGARHTGIEIQEFILEK from the exons ATGGCTACTCTATCGCCTTCTTCTCCCCCTTCTTCCCCATTAATCACGATTACAG GCAAATCGACGACTCGTAGATTAATCAATTGTGCTGTCAGAAGCAACTGTGGTAAGCGCATTTCACGATTTAGGAGCGGCACTGTTGTAACAATGTCgacggagaagaagaagaagaaggaggtatgGATATGGACGGAGAACAAGCAGGTTATGACGGCAGCTGTTGAAAGGGGTTGGACCACGTTCATCTTCTCTTCTATTCATCGCCAGCTCGCTACTGATTGGTCTT CAATAGCATTGATAAATCCCATCTTCATTGAAGACAAGAGTCTTTTTGACAACAAGGCTAAATTGGTTGCCACAATTTCTGAAATATCATCTCCCCAAGAATTGGAGCAACTCCAGCCAGCTTATGAGCATGCAGATAACATTATTGTTGATCTATTGGATTGGCAG GTGATTCCTGCAGAGAACATTGTTGCAGCATTTCATGGCACTCACAAAACAGTCTTTGCCATCTCAAAAGGTCTCTCAGAATCTCAAATTTTCTTGGAG GCATTGGAGCAAGGTTTAGGGGGAGTAGTTTTGAAAACTGAAGATGTTGAAACTGTCCTTGAGCTAAAG GAATATCTtgataaaagaaataaagaagGCAGCCTATTGGATTTGACCAAAGCTACCATTACTCGAGTTCAAACGACTGGAATGGGAGATAGAGTTTGTGTTGATCTTTGCAGCCTCATGAGACCCGGTGAAGGCCTTTTG GTTGGATCTTTTGCAAGAGGATTATTCCTTGTTCACTCAGAGTGCCTAGAGTCAAACTATATTGCCAGCAGACCTTTCCGAGTTAACGCA GGGCCAGTGCATGCTTACGTGGCAGTTCCAGGTGGCAAAACATGCTACCTTTCAGAGCTGAAAGCAGGGAAAGAGGTTCTTGTTGTTGATCAAAGTGGTATACAAAGAACAGCTGTAGTTGGACGTGTAAAGATAGAGACACGACCTTTAATCATTGTTGATGCAAAG GTTGATTCTGATTCTGACAAGGAAAATTGTTACAGCATTCTTCTACAGAATgcagagactgttggatttgtaCCTCCTATAAAAG gtggaggaaatgaagcaaCAGCAATTCCGGTGACGTCACTAAAGATTGGTGATCAAGTGTTGGTGAGAGTACAAGGTGGTGCTAGGCATACTGGTATAGAAATACAAGAGTTCATTCTTGAAAAATGA
- the LOC111906805 gene encoding uncharacterized protein LOC111906805 isoform X2, whose translation MATLSPSSPPSSPLITITGKSTTRRLINCAVRSNCGKRISRFRSGTVVTMSTEKKKKKEVWIWTENKQVMTAAVERGWTTFIFSSIHRQLATDWSSIALINPIFIEDKSLFDNKAKLVATISEISSPQELEQLQPAYEHADNIIVDLLDWQVIPAENIVAAFHGTHKTVFAISKGLSESQIFLEALEQGLGGVVLKTEDVETVLELKEYLDKRNKEGSLLDLTKATITRVQTTGMGDRVCVDLCSLMRPGEGLLVGSFARGLFLVHSECLESNYIASRPFRVNAGPVHAYVAVPGGKTCYLSELKAGKEVLVVDQSGIQRTAVVGRVKIETRPLIIVDAKVDSDSDKENCYSILLQNAETVGFVPPIKGGGNEATAIPVTSLKIGDQVLVRVQGGARHTGY comes from the exons ATGGCTACTCTATCGCCTTCTTCTCCCCCTTCTTCCCCATTAATCACGATTACAG GCAAATCGACGACTCGTAGATTAATCAATTGTGCTGTCAGAAGCAACTGTGGTAAGCGCATTTCACGATTTAGGAGCGGCACTGTTGTAACAATGTCgacggagaagaagaagaagaaggaggtatgGATATGGACGGAGAACAAGCAGGTTATGACGGCAGCTGTTGAAAGGGGTTGGACCACGTTCATCTTCTCTTCTATTCATCGCCAGCTCGCTACTGATTGGTCTT CAATAGCATTGATAAATCCCATCTTCATTGAAGACAAGAGTCTTTTTGACAACAAGGCTAAATTGGTTGCCACAATTTCTGAAATATCATCTCCCCAAGAATTGGAGCAACTCCAGCCAGCTTATGAGCATGCAGATAACATTATTGTTGATCTATTGGATTGGCAG GTGATTCCTGCAGAGAACATTGTTGCAGCATTTCATGGCACTCACAAAACAGTCTTTGCCATCTCAAAAGGTCTCTCAGAATCTCAAATTTTCTTGGAG GCATTGGAGCAAGGTTTAGGGGGAGTAGTTTTGAAAACTGAAGATGTTGAAACTGTCCTTGAGCTAAAG GAATATCTtgataaaagaaataaagaagGCAGCCTATTGGATTTGACCAAAGCTACCATTACTCGAGTTCAAACGACTGGAATGGGAGATAGAGTTTGTGTTGATCTTTGCAGCCTCATGAGACCCGGTGAAGGCCTTTTG GTTGGATCTTTTGCAAGAGGATTATTCCTTGTTCACTCAGAGTGCCTAGAGTCAAACTATATTGCCAGCAGACCTTTCCGAGTTAACGCA GGGCCAGTGCATGCTTACGTGGCAGTTCCAGGTGGCAAAACATGCTACCTTTCAGAGCTGAAAGCAGGGAAAGAGGTTCTTGTTGTTGATCAAAGTGGTATACAAAGAACAGCTGTAGTTGGACGTGTAAAGATAGAGACACGACCTTTAATCATTGTTGATGCAAAG GTTGATTCTGATTCTGACAAGGAAAATTGTTACAGCATTCTTCTACAGAATgcagagactgttggatttgtaCCTCCTATAAAAG gtggaggaaatgaagcaaCAGCAATTCCGGTGACGTCACTAAAGATTGGTGATCAAGTGTTGGTGAGAGTACAAGGTGGTGCTAGGCATACTG GATATTGA